Proteins encoded by one window of Alphaproteobacteria bacterium:
- a CDS encoding N-acetyltransferase — translation MAARTIRPEAPGDAAAIRAVTAAAFAGMAHSDGTEPAIVDGLRAAGALTVSLVAVADGTIIGHAAFSSVTIDQAGDHGGRGWLGLGPVSVAPGWQRRGTGSALVRAGLALCQESSAGGCVVLGEPAFYGRFGFRADPRLRLEGVPPAYFQMLAFGGDVPSGMVRFHPAFGVK, via the coding sequence ATGGCGGCCCGGACCATTCGGCCCGAGGCGCCGGGCGACGCCGCGGCGATCCGTGCGGTGACCGCAGCGGCCTTCGCCGGCATGGCTCACAGCGATGGCACGGAGCCGGCCATTGTGGACGGCCTGCGGGCGGCGGGCGCGCTGACGGTATCGCTGGTGGCGGTGGCGGACGGCACGATCATCGGCCATGCGGCATTTTCGTCGGTGACCATCGATCAGGCGGGCGATCATGGGGGTAGGGGCTGGCTCGGTCTCGGCCCCGTGTCGGTCGCGCCCGGCTGGCAACGCCGGGGCACGGGTTCGGCGCTGGTGCGCGCGGGGTTGGCGCTGTGCCAGGAGTCGTCAGCGGGCGGCTGCGTCGTGCTGGGCGAGCCGGCATTTTATGGCCGCTTCGGGTTCAGGGCCGACCCGCGGCTCAGGCTGGAGGGCGTGCCGCCGGCATATTTTCAGATGCTTGCTTTTGGCGGCGACGTGCCGAGCGGCATGGTCAGATTCCACCCCGCCTTCGGCGTCAAGTAA
- a CDS encoding homocysteine S-methyltransferase family protein, whose product MNSAAIGHWLAERLRNGPPLLLDGATGSELERRGVPMDDAAWSGAAVHTHPDVVREVHADYIRAGAEVVITNTFATARHALVPAGLDGETAAINRRAVALAREARDVVAAERGDDRPVAIAGSISTFVFGDRPPDHDTMARDFAEQAELLAGAGVDLFAMEMISDIDHGTLAVQAAAATGLPVWVGFSCRRARDGDRHGDAAGGLVTLGSGAANALPLDTVVPAVLAELRSGGADAAGIMHSQVPLVAPGLHIVRQHWTGPLIAYPHQGRFVMPNWIFETSLDPQAYATAAAAWASHGVTAIGACCGMGPDYVAALKAALAA is encoded by the coding sequence ATGAACAGCGCGGCAATTGGCCACTGGCTTGCGGAGCGGTTGAGGAACGGCCCGCCCCTGTTGCTGGACGGCGCCACCGGCTCGGAACTGGAACGGCGTGGCGTGCCCATGGATGACGCGGCGTGGAGCGGCGCCGCCGTCCACACCCACCCCGATGTGGTGCGCGAGGTCCACGCCGACTATATCCGCGCCGGCGCCGAGGTGGTCATCACCAATACCTTCGCTACCGCCCGCCATGCCCTGGTGCCGGCCGGCCTCGATGGCGAGACCGCGGCCATCAACCGGCGCGCCGTGGCGCTGGCCCGCGAGGCCCGCGATGTCGTCGCGGCAGAGCGCGGCGACGACCGACCGGTGGCCATTGCCGGTTCCATTTCCACCTTCGTCTTCGGCGATAGGCCACCGGACCATGACACCATGGCCCGCGACTTTGCCGAACAGGCGGAGCTGCTGGCCGGGGCCGGGGTTGATCTCTTCGCCATGGAGATGATCAGCGACATCGACCACGGAACGCTTGCCGTGCAGGCCGCCGCCGCTACCGGCCTGCCTGTATGGGTCGGCTTCTCCTGCCGCCGGGCGCGGGACGGCGACCGTCACGGCGACGCCGCCGGCGGTCTGGTGACGCTGGGCAGCGGCGCGGCCAACGCCCTGCCGCTGGACACCGTCGTGCCGGCGGTGCTGGCCGAACTGCGTAGCGGCGGCGCTGACGCCGCCGGCATCATGCACAGCCAGGTGCCACTGGTGGCGCCCGGTCTCCACATCGTCCGGCAACACTGGACGGGGCCGCTCATTGCCTACCCCCATCAGGGCCGTTTCGTCATGCCCAACTGGATCTTCGAGACCAGCCTAGATCCGCAGGCCTATGCGACGGCGGCGGCGGCATGGGCATCACACGGCGTTACTGCCATCGGCGCCTGCTGCGGCATGGGGCCGGACTATGTGGCGGCGCTGAAGGCGGCGCTTGCCGCCTGA
- a CDS encoding aromatic amino acid lyase has protein sequence MTVVLNDRRDFTLANLKRVAWEGERLMVSDAALDRIDGARASFMALVESDRSQFIYGTTTQGGEGARHRMTPEQQRANAKRPRNSAGQSFGDPLPERVSRAIVFARLSNFIEGNGKVRAELVRRIAAMLDGPLPKVPSRGTTWAGETTVPGRLFGHLFGPELEEGENMALINGSCASAGTVADAALRAAKRVRLVEQVMALSIEGFNAPLEAYDPVLKDLWGDPHDGKAIERLNILLAGCRTEGRRDYQAPVSWRIIPRVLGQVYRAEEALTHAATTSLASVSDNPVYILPDTRHPLGRAFSTGGYHNGMAYPALDWLAQAWTDVQVLADRQTTAFSRGNVSLLPDNLVKEGQEGYAMRMGMNQVQWGEEIRQMAQPTFIPLSEGGGTAQNDTPNPGMIAYRKEAAVGEMLDASMAILAATASQALWVTEREPAPALRPFLNAVRRIFPPIDSFRDPGADCEQLWHAITGAMCDPRPDVLVGDADQAHVWQSRL, from the coding sequence ATGACCGTCGTATTGAATGACCGCCGCGATTTCACGCTGGCGAATCTGAAACGGGTGGCCTGGGAAGGCGAGCGGCTGATGGTGTCGGATGCCGCACTGGACCGCATCGACGGGGCGCGGGCCAGCTTCATGGCGCTGGTGGAGAGCGACCGCAGCCAGTTCATCTATGGCACCACCACCCAGGGCGGCGAGGGTGCGCGCCACCGCATGACTCCGGAGCAGCAACGGGCCAACGCCAAGCGGCCACGGAACAGCGCCGGCCAGTCCTTCGGCGATCCGCTGCCGGAGCGGGTGTCGCGGGCCATCGTTTTTGCCCGCCTGTCCAACTTCATCGAAGGCAATGGCAAGGTGCGGGCGGAGCTGGTGCGCCGCATCGCCGCCATGCTGGATGGCCCGCTGCCGAAGGTGCCGTCGCGGGGCACCACCTGGGCCGGCGAGACGACGGTGCCGGGACGGCTGTTCGGCCATCTGTTCGGGCCGGAGCTGGAAGAGGGCGAGAACATGGCGCTGATCAACGGCTCGTGCGCCTCGGCCGGGACGGTGGCCGACGCGGCGCTGCGCGCCGCCAAGCGCGTGCGCCTGGTGGAGCAGGTGATGGCGCTGTCCATCGAGGGCTTCAACGCACCGCTGGAGGCCTATGATCCGGTGCTCAAGGACCTGTGGGGCGACCCCCATGACGGCAAGGCGATCGAGCGTCTGAACATTCTGCTGGCCGGCTGCCGCACCGAGGGACGGCGCGACTATCAGGCGCCGGTGTCGTGGCGCATCATTCCGCGCGTTCTGGGCCAGGTCTATCGTGCCGAGGAAGCGCTGACCCACGCCGCGACAACCAGCCTCGCCAGCGTCAGCGACAACCCGGTCTATATCCTGCCCGACACCCGCCATCCGCTGGGTCGCGCCTTTTCCACCGGCGGCTATCACAATGGTATGGCCTATCCGGCGCTGGACTGGCTGGCCCAGGCGTGGACCGACGTGCAGGTGCTGGCCGACCGCCAGACCACCGCTTTCTCGCGTGGCAATGTCTCGCTGCTGCCCGACAATCTGGTGAAGGAAGGGCAGGAAGGCTATGCCATGCGCATGGGCATGAATCAGGTGCAGTGGGGCGAGGAGATTCGCCAGATGGCGCAGCCCACCTTCATTCCCTTAAGCGAAGGCGGTGGCACGGCGCAGAACGACACGCCCAATCCGGGTATGATCGCCTATCGCAAGGAAGCGGCGGTCGGTGAAATGCTGGACGCCAGCATGGCCATCCTGGCGGCCACCGCCAGCCAGGCCCTGTGGGTGACCGAGCGCGAGCCCGCGCCGGCATTGCGTCCCTTCCTGAACGCGGTGCGTCGCATCTTCCCGCCCATCGACTCCTTCCGTGATCCAGGCGCCGATTGCGAACAGTTGTGGCACGCCATTACCGGCGCCATGTGCGATCCCCGTCCCGACGTGCTGGTTGGCGATGCCGATCAGGCACACGTCTGGCAGAGCCGGCTTTAG
- a CDS encoding aromatic amino acid lyase produces the protein MTVTLNDRHDFNLSTFRRVAWHNEAIAFSPRAESAMQAARDSFMAMVENDPTVFIYGVTTDYGEGAKFRLDAEGRKKVAKRPAYGKGFGNGPVVADRVVRGMIFCRLTNFVEGWAAVSPKVAHQVADMLDGRALPKVNMVGNVGAGEVGPLMSLFHHLYGENCEEKDAGCLLNGSPTSAALTADAALRARNRLNLIHQVLGLSIEAANAPLEAYDPALKAMWTDDGECEALDAINAVMAGTRVEDRRAFQAPVSWRVIPRVLGQTHRAVKRLEEVATHSLSAITDNPVYVLPTAEHPMGRCISTGGYHNGAASPAMNWMAQGWADLTNIVVRQVSKLHRTEVTDLPGGLRPEGSFWGSWALGALVHDWGHEVRLAAQPTPMPIDEAGSTQDDLGAPFMQAYRQELRAGEAFDMCLALLAAASCQALTIANRPVAPKLRPLLEQVRGAFPLVNSLRDVGGDVEPIAAAFNQAAVSGEVRL, from the coding sequence ATGACCGTCACACTGAACGACCGTCACGACTTCAACCTGTCCACCTTCCGCCGGGTTGCATGGCACAACGAGGCCATCGCCTTTTCGCCGCGAGCGGAGTCCGCCATGCAGGCGGCGCGTGACAGCTTTATGGCCATGGTGGAGAACGATCCCACCGTCTTTATTTATGGCGTCACCACCGACTATGGCGAGGGCGCCAAGTTCCGGCTGGACGCCGAGGGCCGCAAGAAAGTGGCCAAGCGTCCGGCCTATGGCAAAGGCTTCGGCAACGGGCCGGTGGTTGCCGACCGGGTGGTGCGCGGCATGATCTTCTGCCGGCTGACCAACTTCGTTGAAGGCTGGGCGGCGGTGTCGCCGAAGGTAGCCCATCAGGTGGCCGACATGCTGGACGGCCGGGCGCTGCCCAAGGTGAACATGGTGGGCAATGTGGGAGCCGGCGAAGTGGGCCCGCTGATGAGCCTGTTCCACCACCTCTATGGCGAGAATTGCGAAGAGAAGGACGCCGGCTGTCTGCTCAACGGCTCGCCCACGTCGGCCGCGCTGACGGCGGACGCGGCGCTGCGCGCGCGCAACCGGCTGAACCTGATTCATCAGGTGCTGGGCCTGTCCATCGAGGCGGCCAACGCGCCGCTGGAGGCCTATGACCCGGCGCTCAAGGCGATGTGGACGGATGATGGCGAGTGCGAGGCGCTGGACGCCATCAACGCGGTCATGGCCGGCACCCGGGTGGAGGATCGCCGCGCCTTTCAGGCGCCGGTGTCGTGGCGGGTCATCCCGCGTGTCCTGGGCCAGACCCATCGCGCGGTGAAGCGGCTGGAGGAGGTGGCGACGCACAGCCTGTCGGCGATCACCGATAATCCGGTCTATGTTCTGCCGACGGCGGAGCATCCCATGGGCCGCTGTATCTCCACCGGCGGCTATCACAATGGCGCGGCATCGCCGGCCATGAACTGGATGGCGCAGGGCTGGGCCGACCTGACCAACATCGTCGTGCGTCAGGTGAGCAAGCTGCACCGCACCGAGGTGACCGACCTGCCGGGCGGGCTCCGGCCCGAGGGCAGCTTCTGGGGCTCGTGGGCGCTGGGGGCGCTGGTCCATGACTGGGGCCATGAAGTGCGCCTGGCGGCGCAGCCGACGCCCATGCCGATCGACGAGGCGGGCTCTACCCAGGACGATCTGGGCGCCCCCTTCATGCAGGCCTATCGCCAGGAGCTGCGGGCGGGGGAAGCCTTCGACATGTGCCTCGCCCTGTTGGCGGCGGCATCGTGTCAGGCCCTGACCATCGCCAACCGGCCGGTGGCACCGAAGCTGCGGCCACTGCTGGAGCAGGTGCGGGGCGCCTTCCCGCTGGTCAACAGCCTGCGCGACGTGGGCGGCGACGTGGAACCCATCGCCGCCGCCTTCAATCAGGCGGCGGTAAGCGGCGAGGTGCGGCTCTAG
- a CDS encoding GNAT family N-acetyltransferase — protein sequence MGLIVRRLNDSEARAWLELHHRSVRGLAAGHYPPDVIAAWAPPVVSDDEVAAFMADGAGQVRLVAEQDGGLVGVACLVAATGELRACYVAPAAARQGVGTALVRALEQAAREAKVPALTVMASLNAEGFYERLGYAVVERRNHRLESGVAMAAVLMRRELTEPARIA from the coding sequence ATGGGCCTCATTGTCCGCCGACTGAACGACAGCGAGGCGCGGGCCTGGCTTGAGCTGCATCATCGCTCGGTTCGCGGACTGGCGGCCGGCCACTATCCGCCGGACGTGATCGCCGCCTGGGCGCCGCCTGTGGTGAGCGATGATGAGGTGGCCGCATTCATGGCCGATGGCGCGGGGCAGGTGCGCCTGGTCGCGGAGCAGGACGGCGGGCTGGTGGGCGTCGCCTGCCTGGTTGCGGCGACGGGCGAGTTGCGCGCCTGTTATGTGGCGCCGGCGGCGGCGCGGCAGGGTGTCGGCACGGCTCTGGTGCGGGCGCTGGAACAGGCGGCGCGGGAGGCGAAGGTGCCGGCGCTTACGGTCATGGCCTCACTCAACGCCGAGGGGTTCTATGAGCGATTGGGCTATGCGGTGGTGGAACGCAGAAACCACCGGCTGGAATCGGGCGTGGCCATGGCGGCGGTGCTGATGCGGCGCGAATTGACGGAGCCTGCGCGCATCGCCTGA
- a CDS encoding DUF971 domain-containing protein, whose amino-acid sequence MSEPATPASSAVDAARTFGAPAWPTDIRVDRQDRRLHIAFDDGRSFVLPAELLRVESPSAEVKGHGPGQEVTVPGKRMVGLTGAEPVGNYAVRLIFDDGHSTGIFTWAYLYELGRDQAARWQRYLDRVERDGLSRDA is encoded by the coding sequence ATGAGCGAGCCGGCGACCCCTGCATCCTCTGCGGTAGACGCGGCGCGCACCTTCGGCGCGCCGGCATGGCCCACCGATATCCGCGTTGATCGTCAGGACCGCCGCCTGCATATCGCCTTCGATGACGGCCGGAGCTTCGTCCTGCCGGCGGAGCTGCTGCGGGTGGAAAGTCCGTCGGCGGAGGTCAAGGGCCATGGGCCCGGTCAGGAAGTGACCGTGCCGGGGAAACGCATGGTCGGTCTGACCGGGGCGGAGCCGGTGGGCAATTATGCCGTGCGGCTGATCTTCGATGACGGCCATTCCACCGGCATCTTCACCTGGGCCTATCTTTATGAACTGGGCCGGGACCAGGCGGCGCGCTGGCAGCGCTATCTGGACCGCGTCGAACGCGACGGCCTCAGCCGCGACGCCTGA
- a CDS encoding Trm112 family protein — MTPDDTTPATAAPAAGKARQVDPRLLEILVCPLTKGPLDYDVTAQELISRQAGLAYPIRDGIPIMLVDEARRLDDDSGQAKG, encoded by the coding sequence ATGACCCCAGACGACACGACACCCGCAACCGCCGCACCCGCCGCCGGGAAAGCCCGGCAGGTGGATCCGCGCCTGCTGGAAATCCTCGTCTGCCCGTTGACCAAGGGGCCGCTGGACTATGACGTCACCGCCCAGGAGCTGATCAGCCGTCAGGCCGGCCTGGCCTATCCCATCCGTGATGGCATTCCCATCATGCTGGTGGACGAGGCGCGCCGCCTCGATGACGATAGCGGTCAGGCAAAGGGCTGA
- a CDS encoding LON peptidase substrate-binding domain-containing protein, whose translation MALTPFDPAFDALPDHVPVFPLSGALLLPGGRLPLNIFEPRYLAMVGDVMAGDRIIGLIQPITGEANEQPRLFEVGCLGRIISFAETDDGRYVITLKGLARFRLGAEQAMVKGYRVAMIDTAPYRADYEEEARASGLGDDAAAQSDARSDSGDSGPADVAISSDIAPPPAQVDRERLFAALEVFTTRRQIKVDWESLRKAGNEALVTTLAMVCPFAPEEKQALLEAADLTERARALIAMIEMAVLEAASDTAPLRH comes from the coding sequence ATGGCCCTGACACCGTTCGACCCTGCCTTTGACGCCCTGCCGGACCATGTGCCGGTCTTTCCCCTGTCCGGTGCGCTGCTGTTGCCGGGCGGTCGTCTGCCGCTCAATATTTTCGAGCCGCGCTATCTGGCCATGGTCGGCGATGTCATGGCCGGCGACCGCATCATCGGCCTGATTCAGCCGATTACCGGAGAGGCGAATGAGCAGCCCCGCCTGTTCGAGGTGGGCTGCCTCGGCCGTATCATCTCCTTCGCCGAAACCGATGACGGCCGCTACGTCATCACCCTGAAGGGTCTGGCGCGCTTTCGCCTGGGTGCGGAGCAGGCCATGGTCAAGGGCTATCGCGTGGCGATGATCGACACCGCGCCCTATCGCGCCGACTATGAAGAGGAGGCCCGCGCCTCCGGCCTCGGCGACGACGCTGCTGCTCAAAGCGACGCCCGGTCCGACTCCGGCGACTCCGGCCCGGCCGATGTGGCCATATCTTCGGATATCGCTCCGCCGCCGGCGCAGGTGGACCGCGAACGACTGTTCGCCGCGCTGGAAGTATTCACGACGCGCCGCCAGATCAAGGTTGACTGGGAGTCTCTGCGCAAGGCCGGCAACGAGGCGCTGGTCACCACCCTGGCTATGGTCTGCCCCTTCGCGCCGGAAGAAAAACAGGCCCTGCTGGAAGCCGCCGACCTGACCGAACGGGCCCGCGCCCTCATCGCCATGATCGAGATGGCGGTGCTTGAGGCCGCCAGCGACACCGCCCCCCTGCGCCACTAG